A section of the Saccharomyces paradoxus strain CBS432 chromosome XII sequence genome encodes:
- the FBP1 gene encoding fructose 1,6-bisphosphate 1-phosphatase (Fructose-1,6-bisphosphatase~similar to YLR377C), translating to MPTLINGPRRDSTEGFDTDIITLPRFIIEHQKQFKNATGDFTLVLNALQFAFKFVSHTIRRAELVNLVGLAGASNFTGDQQKKLDVLGDEIFINAMRASGIIKVLVSEEQEDLIVFPTNTGSYAVCCDPIDGSSNLDAGVSVGTIASIFRLLPDSSGTINDVLRCGKEMVAACYAMYGSSTHLVLTLGDGVDGFTLDTNLGEFILTHPNLRIPPQKAIYSINEGNTLYWNETIRTFIEKVKQPQPDNNNKPFSARYVGSMVADVHRTFLYGGLFAYPCDKKSPNGKLRLLYEAFPMAFLMEQAGGKAVNDRGERILDLVPSHIHDKSSIWLGSSGEIDKFLDHIGKSQ from the coding sequence ATGCCAACTCTAATAAATGGACCAAGAAGAGACTCTACCGAAGGGTTTGATACGGATATCATCACTCTTCCTAGATTCATCATTGAGCACCAAAAGCAATTTAAGAATGCCACTGGTGATTTCACTCTAGTGCTGAATGCCTTGCAATTCGCGTTTAAATTTGTATCTCATACCATCAGACGTGCTGAATTGGTTAACTTGGTTGGATTAGCAGGTGCTTCCAACTTCACCGGTGATCAGCAAAAGAAGCTGGACGTTCTAGGCGACGAGATATTCATTAATGCTATGAGAGCTAGTGGAATCATCAAGGTCCTTGTATCCGAAGAGCAAGAAGACTTAATCGTTTTCCCCACAAACACAGGCTCGTACGCAGTGTGTTGTGATCCTATTGAtggttcttcaaatttggACGCTGGTGTCTCCGTCGGAACTATCGCGTCCATATTCAGGCTGCTGCCAGACTCCTCAGGTACAATAAACGATGTACTGAGATGTGGTAAAGAGATGGTAGCCGCATGTTATGCCATGTACGGTTCCTCTACGCATCTAGTATTGACATTGGGTGACGGAGTTGATGGATTTACTTTAGACACAAACTTGGGCGAGTTCATCCTGACTCATCCTAACTTAAGAATCCCACCTCAAAAGGCCATCTACTCAATCAACGAAGGTAACACTCTTTACTGGAACGAGACTATAAGAACGTTTATTGAGAAAGTGAAACAACCCCAACCAGACAACAATAACAAGCCTTTCTCGGCTAGGTATGTTGGATCCATGGTTGCTGACGTTCACAGAACCTTCCTCTACGGTGGCCTTTTCGCATACCCTTGCGACAAGAAGAGTCCTAACGGGAAACTGAGGTTGCTTTATGAGGCCTTCCCAATGGCTTTCCTGATGGAACAAGCGGGGGGGAAAGCCGTTAATGATCGCGGAGAAAGAATCTTGGACTTGGTACCAAGCCATATCCATGACAAATCTTCCATTTGGTTAGGTTCCTCTGGCGAAATCGACAAATTTTTGGACCATATTGGCAAGTCACAGTAA
- the SEC61 gene encoding translocon subunit SEC61 (Conserved ER protein translocation channel~similar to YLR378C), whose protein sequence is MSSNRVLDLFKPFESFLPEVIAPERKVPYNQKLIWTGVSLLIFLILGQIPLYGIVSSETSDPLYWLRAMLASNRGTLLELGVSPIITSSMIFQFLQGTQLLQIRPENKQDRELFQIAQKVCAIILILGQALVVVMTGNYGAPSDLGLPICLLLIFQLMFASLIVMLLDELLSKGYGLGSGISLFTATNIAEQIFWRAFAPTTVNSGRGKEFEGAIIAFFHLLAVRKDKKRALVEAFYRTNLPNMFQVLMTVAIFLFVLYLQGFRYELPIRSTKVRGQIGIYPIKLFYTSNTPIMLQSALTSNIFLISQILFQKYPTNPLIRLIGVWGIRPGTQGPQMALSGLAYYIQPLMSLSEALLDPIKTIVYVTFVLGSCAVFSKTWIEISGTSPRDIAKQFKDQGMVINGKRETSIYRELKKIIPTAAAFGGATIGALSVGSDLLGTLGSGASILMATTTIYGYYEAAAKEGGFTKNLVPGFSDLM, encoded by the coding sequence ATGTCCTCCAATCGTGTTCTAGACTTGTTTAAGCCCTTTGAATCTTTCCTGCCGGAAGTGATTGCTCCAGAAAGGAAGGTTCCATACAACCAGAAACTCATCTGGACAGGCGTTTCGCTACTGATCTTTTTAATCCTGGGCCAGATCCCGCTGTACGGGATCGTGTCCAGTGAGACTTCCGATCCGCTATACTGGTTACGTGCCATGTTGGCCTCAAACCGTGGTACTCTACTGGAATTGGGTGTCTCGCCCATCATCACTTCGTCCAtgattttccaatttttgcAAGGTACTCAGCTTTTACAAATCAGACCTGAGAACAAGCAGGACAGGGAGCTGTTCCAAATTGCTCAAAAGGTGTGTGCTATCATCCTGATCTTAGGCCAAGCCCTTGTGGTCGTCATGACGGGTAACTATGGTGCTCCTTCGGACCTTGGACTGCCCATCTGTTTGTTGTTAATCTTCCAATTGATGTTTGCATCTCTGATTGTGATGTTATTGGACGAGTTACTATCCAAGGGCTACGGTTTGGGTTCCGGTATTTCTCTGTTCACAGCCACCAACATTGCCGAACAAATTTTCTGGAGAGCTTTTGCTCCCACCACAGTCAATTCCGGACGTGGTAAGGAGTTCGAAGGTGCCATCATTGCATTTTTCCATCTTTTAGCCGTCAGAAAGGACAAGAAAAGAGCCCTTGTCGAGGCCTTTTACCGTACCAATTTACCTAATATGTTCCAAGTTTTGATGACCGTAGCcatcttcctcttcgtTTTGTATTTGCAAGGTTTCCGTTACGAATTGCCCATAAGATCCACTAAAGTGAGAGGCCAAATTGGTATCTACCCAATCAAACTCTTTTACACTTCCAACACCCCAATCATGTTACAAAGTGCCTTGACCtccaatattttcttgatctctcaaattctttttcaaaaataccCAACCAACCCATTGATTCGTTTGATCGGTGTTTGGGGTATCAGACCAGGCACCCAGGGCCCTCAGATGGCCTTGAGCGGGTTGGCCTATTACATCCAACCATTGATGTCTTTATCTGAAGCTCTTCTGGACCCTATCAAGACCATTGTCTACGTCACTTTTGTTCTTGGTTCATGTGCAGTGTTTTCCAAGACTTGGATTGAAATCTCCGGCACTTCCCCACGTGACATTGCCAAACAGTTCAAAGATCAAGGCATGGTCATCAATGGTAAGAGAGAAACCTCCATCTACAGagaattaaagaagatCATCCCCACCGCTGCTGCCTTCGGTGGTGCCACCATTGGGGCCCTTTCTGTTGGCTCTGACTTGTTAGGTACTTTGGGTTCTGGGGCATCCATTTTGATGGCCACCACTACTATCTACGGCTACTACGAAGCAGCTGCCAAAGAAGGTGGGTTTACTAAGAACCTCGTCCCAGGGTTTTCTGATTTGATGTGa
- the CSR1 gene encoding Csr1p (Phosphatidylinositol transfer protein~similar to YLR380W): MSFDRQLTEDQEVVLKQIWTHLFHLWQVPVDGSHIFHNNSLNSSSTPPKKKKSSWFSKLQSSDHTQDSSEAAEAAHLYEKGKIHKALANLDPQTTKKQFWHDIKNETPDATILKFIRARKWNADKTIAMLGHDLYWRKDTINKIINGGERAVYENKEAGVIKNLELQKATIQGYDNDMRPVILVRPRLHHSSDQTEQELEKFSLLVIEQSKLFFKENHPASTTILFDLNGFSMSNMDYAPVKFLITCFEAHYPESLGHLLIHKAPWIFNPIWNIIKNWLDPVVASKIVFTKNIDELHKFIQPQYIPRYLGGENDNDLDHYNPPDGSLDIHLKDTETRSMIEKEREELVDQFLDVTAQWIEHQPLNDPAYIQLQEKRVQLSTALCENYSKLDPYIRSRSVYDYNGSLKV, from the coding sequence atgtCCTTTGATAGACAGTTGACCGAAGACCAGGAGGTCGTCCTTAAGCAAATTTGGACACACCTTTTCCATCTGTGGCAAGTGCCCGTGGACGGAAGTCATATCTTTCACAATAACTCCCTGAACTCCTCGTCCACTCcgccaaagaagaagaaatcgtCCTGGTTCAGCAAGCTGCAATCCTCAGACCACACACAGGACTCTAGCGAAGCCGCTGAAGCGGCACACCTCTATGAAAAGGGCAAAATACACAAGGCACTAGCTAATCTAGATCCTCAAACAACTAAGAAGCAGTTCTGGCACGACATCAAGAACGAAACTCCAGATGCCACCATTTTGAAGTTCATCAGAGCCAGGAAGTGGAACGCAGACAAGACCATCGCCATGTTGGGTCACGATTTGTATTGGCGCAAGGATACTATCAACAAGATTATAAACGGCGGTGAAAGAGCTGTGTACGAGAATAAGGAGGCCGGTGTCATCAAGAACTTGGAGTTGCAAAAGGCCACTATCCAAGGTTACGACAATGACATGAGGCCCGTCATCCTGGTGAGACCCAGATTACACCATTCTTCCGACCAAACTGAACAGGAGCTGGAGAAATTCTCGCTATTGGTCATCGAGCAATCCaagctttttttcaaagaaaaccatCCCGCATCCACCACCATTTTGTTCGATTTGAACGGATTTTCCATGTCCAATATGGACTATGCCCCCGTTAAGTTTCTAATCACCTGTTTTGAGGCTCATTATCCAGAATCCTTGGGCCATCTACTTATTCATAAGGCTCCTTGGATCTTCAACCCGATTTGGAACATTATCAAGAATTGGCTGGATCCGGTTGTCGCATCCAAGATCGTGTTCACTAAGAACATCGACGAATTGCACAAGTTTATTCAGCCTCAGTACATTCCTAGGTACCTGGGCGGGGAAAACGACAATGATTTGGACCATTATAATCCTCCAGATGGCTCTTTGGATATCCATCTGAAAGACACCGAGACTCGCTCTATGATCGAAAAGGAGAGAGAAGAATTGGTCGACCAATTTTTGGATGTCACTGCCCAATGGATCGAACACCAGCCATTGAACGATCCAGCATACATTCAACTGCAGGAGAAAAGAGTACAACTTTCCACCGCTCTTTGTGAAAACTACTCCAAGTTAGACCCGTACATCAGATCAAGATCTGTTTATGACTACAATGGTTCTTTGAAAGTTTGA
- the CTF3 gene encoding Ctf3p (Outer kinetochore protein that forms a complex with Mcm16p and Mcm22p~similar to YLR381W) — protein sequence MSLVLDDIVLSLTNANERTPPQTLRTTLHLLYEKSKQYGLSSSQLQTLVRWLCETSIIDTVTKVYIVENCFFPGDYLTKDLLLEIINHLGTPTIFSRYRIQTPPVLQSALCKWLVHVYFLFPVSSERDHNIFGSIWLHLWQFSFLQKWITPLVIWQATASIDVKPWKLSIIKKCAMNPGYRDAPATATLILQRFQCLVGESSQIIESIITINCNRKTLKSHRDLKLNVLFLSTLKRILSRAHPANFPADTVQNTIDMYLNEIHQLGTGSTRPLRLQSFQGYFSSDSTVSLWDITSLEQLAQNWSQLLIPNDVDSMMAPSSSDNVLLPRKVMSRESLKHLYSSIILIKNCHDESASPYEWCIWQLKRCFAHQIESPQKVISTVISISSMENSLSSRIIRTFCNLKYLKLDEFTLRKICGGILPLWKPELISGTREFFVKFMAGILMWTIRDGHDNNHTFSEICFYVLQMIANWVFDDKWTALGLTLLHDIQRLLTLDKIFNNATSNRFPTMAIISSLDVLTQLSTQTESGYAIQYLIVGPDVMNKVFTSDDPLLLSAACRYLVATKNKLMQYPPTNKFVRMQNQYIMDLTNYLYRNKVLSSKSLFGVPLDFFKLILENVYIPTADFKNVKFFTITGIPALSYTCITILRRLETTENTKIKFASGIINEETFNDFLRVNHDEIAQHGWIKGVNNIHDLRVKILVYLSDTANPYRDIAVFLFTYLKSLSKYSPQNS from the coding sequence ATGAGTCTTGTATTAGATGATATCGTCCTCTCATTAACAAATGCTAACGAACGAACACCACCACAGACCCTTAGGACCACTTTACACCTGCTATACGAAAAATCGAAACAATATGGTCTCTCTTCATCGCAACTACAAACACTTGTACGGTGGCTCTGCGAAACTTCCATAATAGACACGGTTACAAAAGTGTACATCGTGGAAAATTGCTTTTTTCCAGGTGATTACTTGACTAAGGATCTTCTTTTGGAGATTATTAACCATCTCGGCACGCCAACAATATTTTCTCGATATCGCATACAAACGCCTCCAGTCCTACAATCCGCACTTTGTAAATGGTTAGTGCACGTTTATTTCCTATTTCCTGTATCTTCAGAACGCGATCACAATATATTCGGTTCTATCTGGTTGCATTTATGGCAATTTTCGTTCTTACAGAAGTGGATAACACCTTTGGTTATTTGGCAGGCTACGGCGTCCATTGATGTCAAACCTTGGAAACTGTCTATCATAAAGAAGTGCGCCATGAATCCAGGTTATCGGGACGCTCCCGCTACTGCGACCCTGATCTTGCAACGATTTCAATGTCTCGTGGGTGAATCCAGCCAGATCATTGAATCGATAATTACAATCAATTGCAACAGAAAGACCTTGAAAAGTCATCGggatttgaaattaaatgtgctttttttatccaCTTTGAAACGGATATTATCTAGAGCGCACCCAGCTAATTTTCCCGCTGACACTGTCCAAAACACAATTGACATGTACTTGAATGAAATTCACCAACTAGGTACTGGGTCTACACGCCCACTCCGACTTCAATCATTCCAAGGATATTTTTCCTCGGATAGTACAGTCTCTCTTTGGGATATCACTTCATTGGAACAGTTAGCTCAAAACTGGTCACAATTACTTATTCCCAATGATGTAGATTCTATGATGGCACCATCTTCAAGCGACAATGTCTTACTGCCGCGAAAAGTCATGTCTAGGGAGTCTCTCAAACATTTATACTCTAGTATTATTCTCATCAAAAATTGCCACGATGAGTCGGCATCACCATATGAATGGTGTATTTGGCAATTGAAGCGATGCTTCGCGCACCAGATAGAGTCCCCTCAAAAAGTGATTTCCACCGTCATCTCGATTTCCTCGATGGAGAATTCATTGTCTTCTCGAATTATTAGAACGTTTTGTAacttgaaatatttaaagCTCGACGAGTTTACGTTGAGAAAAATTTGTGGTGGAATCTTGCCATTATGGAAACCCGAACTAATCAGTGGTACAAGGGAATTTTTCGTTAAGTTTATGGCTGGTATTCTTATGTGGACTATACGAGATGGTCACGATAATAATCACACATTTTCTGAGATTTGTTTCTACGTTTTACAAATGATTGCGAACTGGGTTTTCGACGACAAATGGACAGCGCTTGGACTTACACTGCTGCATGACATACAAAGGTTGCTAACTTTGGAtaaaatcttcaacaatGCTACTTCAAACAGGTTTCCTACAATGGCTATCATCAGTTCGTTAGATGTTTTAACGCAATTGTCGACACAGACGGAATCGGGTTATGCGATTCAATATTTGATAGTGGGCCCTGACGTTATGAATAAAGTCTTCACTTCGGACGATCCCTTACTGCTATCAGCTGCATGCAGGTACTTGGTTGCTACGAAGAATAAATTGATGCAATACCCGCCAACAAATAAATTCGTTCGGATGCAAAACCAATACATCATGGATTTGACAAACTATCTTTATAGGAATAAAGTTCTTTCATCCAAAAGTTTATTTGGTGTCCCGCtagatttcttcaaactGATTTTGGAGAATGTTTATATTCCAACTGCAGATTTTAAAAacgttaaatttttcacgATAACTGGTATACCAGCACTATCGTATACTTGTATTACTATTCTAAGGCGACTGGAAACAACCGAAAATaccaaaataaaatttgcCAGCGGTATTATAAATGAGGAGACGTTTAACGATTTCCTCCGAGTAAATCACGATGAGATTGCCCAGCATGGTTGGATAAAGGGGGTTAATAACATTCACGACTTGAGAGTAAAAATCTTAGTGTATTTGAGTGACACTGCTAATCCGTATAGAGACATTGCAGTATTCTTGTTCACATATTTGAAGAGTCTCTCAAAATACAGCCCTCAAAATTCCTAA
- the NAM2 gene encoding leucine--tRNA ligase NAM2 (Mitochondrial leucyl-tRNA synthetase~similar to YLR382C), with protein sequence MLPRPSSRFLSTQRGPGRAVKKLIAIGEKWKQKTTRGPPKQGTLNNRSKYILCQFPYPSGVLHIGHLRVYVISDSLNRFYKQRGYNVIHPMGWDAFGLPAENAAIERGINPAIWTRDNIAKMKQQMESMLANFDWDREVTTCDPEYYKFTQWIFLKLFENGLAYRKEAEINWDPVDKTVLANEQVDAQGRSWRSGAIVEKKQLKQWFLGITKFAPKLRKHLNQLKDWPSNVKQMQKNWIGESIGAELVFKVADSKFENLIVFTTRPETLFAVQYVALALDHPIVQKYSEVIPDLKEFLQKSDQLPSDTKEGFRLPDIKAVNPLTKEELPIFAAPYVISSYGTAPSAVMGCPGHDSRDFEFWQQNCPGEHIKTCIAPFFDDASKTSEKERQKIIDTVPFTSADGILTKESGEYSGVFTAVARKSIMGKLHSKGLSKNIIRYRIRDWLISRQRYWGTPIPIIHCDNCGPVPVPESDLPVKLPELKGLDTKGNPLSTIDEFVNVACPSCGSPAKRETDTMDTFIDSSWYYFRFLDPKNTSKPFDREIASEHMPVDIYIGGVEHAILHLLYSRFIAKFLGSINAWDDPTGIFEPFRKLVTQGMVQGKTYVDPDSGKFLTPDELTFVKDPSDGNTTIIKSNGKIPMVSYEKMSKSKHNGADPNECILRHGADATRAHILFQSPIADALNWDESKIVGIERWLQKVLCLTKNILGLEKNLAISKDYKTPTDLNDAEVKFHNDFQRFLKSITESFEVHLSLNTVISDYMKLTNLLESALKKSEVRKEMMVQNLQKLVTIIYPAVPSISEEAAELISSQMEWNQYRWPEVERTTESKFKKFQIVVNGRVKFMYTADKDFLKSGRDAVIETLLKLPEGRMYLMNKKIKKFVMKYNVISFLFHK encoded by the coding sequence ATGTTGCCTCGACCTTCAAGCCGATTCCTATCCACTCAAAGGGGCCCAGGACGTgcagtgaaaaaattaattgcAATTGGGGAGAAATGGAAACAGAAGACCACCCGTGGCCCGCCTAAGCAAGGTACTCTGAATAACAGGTCGAAATATATTCTGTGCCAGTTTCCGTATCCTTCCGGAGTGCTGCACATAGGACATCTTCGGGTTTATGTCATTAGCGACTCTTTGAATAGATTCTACAAACAAAGAGGGTACAACGTGATACATCCGATGGGGTGGGATGCTTTTGGATTACCTGCCGAGAACGCTGCTATAGAAAGGGGTATCAACCCGGCCATATGGACTAGGGACAATATtgcaaaaatgaaacaacAAATGGAAAGTATGCTGGCCAATTTTGATTGGGACAGAGAGGTAACTACATGTGATCCCGAATACTATAAATTTACCCAAtggattttcttgaaactttttgaaaatggcTTAGCTTATCGTAAGGAAGCAGAAATTAATTGGGATCCCGTTGATAAGACGGTATTGGCGAACGAACAAGTAGATGCTCAGGGCCGATCTTGGAGATCAGGGGCTATCgtagaaaaaaagcagtTAAAACAGTGGTTTTTGGGAATAACGAAATTTGCTCCTAAATTGAGAAAGCACTTGAATCAACTGAAAGACTGGCCTTCCAATGTGAaacaaatgcaaaaaaattggatagGTGAATCAATAGGTGCAGAATTGGTATTCAAAGTTGCAGATtccaaatttgaaaacttgATTGTCTTCACAACAAGACCAGAAACTCTATTTGCAGTACAGTATGTGGCCCTTGCATTAGACCATCCAATCGTACAAAAATACAGCGAAGTAATTCCGGATTTAAAAGAGTTCCTACAGAAAAGTGACCAGCTACCAAGCGATACTAAAGAAGGCTTTCGTTTACCTGACATAAAGGCTGTGAACCCCTTGACCAAAGAGGAACTCCCCATCTTTGCAGCCCCATATGTGATTAGCAGCTATGGCACCGCACCTAGTGCAGTAATGGGTTGTCCAGGCCACGATAGCCGAGATTTTGAGTTTTGGCAGCAAAACTGTCCAGGTGAACATATCAAGACGTGTATAGCACCTTTCTTTGACGATGCTTCCAAAACATCggaaaaggaaaggcaaaaaataattgaCACTGTACCGTTCACATCTGCTGACGGGATCTTAACTAAAGAAAGTGGAGAATACTCAGGAGTTTTTACTGCAGTGGCAAGAAAGTCGATAATGGGAAAATTACATAGCAAAGGATTGTCTAAGAATATCATTAGATACAGGATTAGAGATTGGCTAATAAGTAGACAAAGATACTGGGGTACTCCAATACCCATCATTCATTGCGACAATTGTGGACCGGTCCCTGTTCCAGAAAGTGATCTACCCGTCAAACTGCCAGAACTTAAAGGGTTGGATACAAAGGGGAACCCGCTGTCCACAATCGACGAATTTGTAAATGTTGCTTGCCCTTCATGCGGGAGCCCCGCCAAAAGAGAAACTGACACCATGGATACTTTTATCGATAGTTCTTGGTATTATTTCAGATTTTTGGATCCGAAGAATACTTCAAAACCGTTTGATCGTGAAATTGCAAGTGAACATATGCCAGTTGATATTTATATCGGTGGAGTAGAACATGCTATCTTACATCTACTATACTCAAGGTTTATTGCTAAATTTCTCGGATCTATCAATGCATGGGACGACCCTACTGGCATCTTCGAACCATTCAGAAAACTGGTCACGCAAGGAATGGTTCAAGGGAAAACCTATGTTGACCCCGATTCTGGTAAATTCTTGACACCCGATGAATTAACTTTTGTAAAGGACCCCTCAGATGGCAACACAACGATTATCAAATCAAATGGCAAAATACCAATGGTTTCttatgaaaaaatgtcaaaaTCTAAACACAATGGTGCAGACCCAAACGAATGTATTTTGAGACATGGAGCTGATGCTACAAGGGCCCATatccttttccaaagtCCAATCGCAGATGCTCTGAACTGGGATGAATCCAAGATTGTTGGTATTGAGCGTTGGTTGCAAAAGGTTCTTTGTTTGACCAAGAATATTCTTGGCCTCGAGAAGAATTTGGCAATAAGCAAGGACTACAAGACACCGACCGATTTGAATGATGCAGAAGTAAAATTCCACAACGATTTCCAACGCTTCTTGAAATCAATTACAGAGTCATTTGAGGTTCATCTCTCGTTGAATACTGTAATATCTGATTATATGAAACTAACCAATCTTTTAGAGAGTgcgttgaaaaaaagtgagGTAAGGAAGGAAATGATGGTGCAGAATTTACAAAAGTTGGTAACTATTATATATCCCGCTGTTCCATCAATTTCAGAAGAAGCCGCAGAGTTGATCAGCTCCCAAATGGAATGGAATCAATATCGCTGGCCAGAAGTTGAGCGCACCACTGAGTCcaaattcaagaaatttcaaattgtgGTAAATGGCAGAGTCAAATTCATGTACACAGCCGacaaagattttttaaaatcagGTAGGGATGCCGTTATTGAAACTTTACTGAAGCTGCCGGAAGGAAGAATGTATCTgatgaataaaaaaattaaaaaatttgtcatGAAATACAATGTGATCAGTTTCTTATTCCACAAATAA